Proteins co-encoded in one Perca flavescens isolate YP-PL-M2 chromosome 11, PFLA_1.0, whole genome shotgun sequence genomic window:
- the slc40a1 gene encoding solute carrier family 40 member 1, protein MDNPGPKSSCCESVRDFFTSAKFLIYMGHALSTWGDRMWNFAVAVFLVELYGNSLLLTAVYGLVVAGSVLLLGAIIGDWVDKNPRLKVAQTSLLVQNSCVIVCGILLMVVFQFKEQLVELYNGWILTTCYILVITIANIANLASTATAITIQRDWVVVVAGQDSSKLADMNATVRIIDQLNNILAPMLVGQIMSFGSHFIGCGFISGWNLCSMCVEYALLWKVYQKTPALAVKGGQKEQQQELKQLSPTKDLEIDQSPEESSQPLMNETSAVATPDSPEQRGCCSQMMEPLRTLKAGWVAYYNQNIFLAGMSLAFLYMTVLGFDCITTGYAYMQGLNGSVLSLLMGASAVSGICGTVAFTWVRKKCGLIRTGFISGTAQLCCLMLCVASVFAPGSPFDLSVSPFKDLYTHLIGEKMLPEAEHSLTSALTFGNATTAAPAEEVLPLQSYMSVSLLFSGVIAARVGLWSFDLTVTQLIQENVIESERGVINGVQNSMNYLLDLLHFIMVILAPNPEAFGLLVLISVSFVAIGHVMYFCYAFKSLGSRLFLCCSPEHKEETVDSLSLPTTV, encoded by the exons ATGGATAACCCTGGACCTAAAAGCTCATGCTGTG AGTCTGTCCGAGACTTCTTCACTTCAGCTAAATTCCTTATTTACATGGGACATGCTCTGTCAACATGG GGTGACCGAATGTGGAATTTCGCCGTGGCTGTTTTCCTAGTGGAGCTGTATGGGAACAGCCTGCTGCTCACGGCCGTGTACGGGCTGGTGGTGGCCGGCtccgtgctgctgctgggggCCATCATTGGGGACTGGGTGGACAAAAATCCAAGACTCAAAG TGGCCCAGACTTCGCTGCTCGTCCAGAACAGTTGCGTCATCGTGTGTGGGATCCTCCTGATGGTTGTTTTCCAGTTCAAAGAACAGCTCGTGGAGCTTTACAATGGATGGATTCTG acCACCTGCTACATCCTGGTGATCACCATCGCCAACATCGCCAACCTAGCCAGTACGGCTACAGCCATCACCATCCAGAGGGACTGGGTGGTGGTTGTGGCAGGTCAGGACAGCAGCAAGTTGGCAG ACATGAACGCCACAGTGCGGATTATCGACCAACTGAACAACATCCTGGCTCCCATGCTGGTGGGTCAGATAATGTCCTTTGGCTCCCATTTCATCGGCTGCGGCTTCATCTCTGGCTGGAACCTGTGCTCCATGTGTGTGGAGTACGCGCTGCTGTGGAAGGTCTACCAGAAAACGCCGGCGCTGGCCGTGAAAGGCGGTCAGAAGGAGCAGCAACAGGAGCTCAAACAGCTCAGCCCCACCAAAG ACTTGGAGATCGACCAGAGTCCGGAGGAGTCGTCTCAGCCGCTGATGAACGAAACGTCAGCCGTGGCCACGCCCGACTCTCCCGAGCAGCGCGGCTGTTGCTCCCAGATGATGGAACCCCTGCGCACCCTGAAGGCCGGCTGGGTGGCCTACTACAACCAGAACATTTTCTTAGCCGGGATGTCCCTGGCATTCCTCTACATGACGGTGCTGGGCTTCGACTGCATCACCACGGGCTACGCCTACATGCAGGGCCTCAACGGCTCGGTGCTCAGCCTGCTGATGGGCGCCTCGGCCGTGTCGGGCATCTGCGGCACCGTCGCCTTCACTTGGGTCCGAAAGAAGTGCGGCCTGATCCGCACGGGCTTCATTTCAGGCACGGCCCAGCTGTGCTGCCTCATGCTGTGCGTTGCCTCGGTCTTTGCCCCCGGGAGCCCCTTCGACCTCAGCGTCTCGCCCTTCAAGGACCTGTACACCCACCTGATCGGAGAGAAGATGCTGCCCGAGGCCGAACACAGCCTCACCAGCGCCCTCACCTTTGGGAACGCCACTACTGCCGCCCCCGCTGAAGAGGTGTTGCCCCTGCAGTCCTACATGTCTGTCAGCCTGCTGTTTTCTGGCGTCATTGCTGCTAGAGTTG GCCTGTGGTCCTTCGACCTGACGGTGACCCAGCTCATCCAGGAGAATGTGATCGAGTCGGAGCGTGGGGTGATCAACGGCGTCCAGAACTCCATGAACTACCTCTTAGACCTGCTGCACTTCATCATGGTGATTCTGGCCCCGAACCCGGAGGCCTTCGGCCTGCTGGTCCTCATCTCCGTGTCCTTCGTAGCCATCGGTCACGTCATGTACTTTTGCTATGCCTTCAAGAGCCTGGGCAGCCGCCTCTTCCTCTGCTGCTCGCCGGAGCACAAGGAGGAGACGGTGGACAGCCTGTCACTCCCTACCACCGTCTAA